One segment of Anatilimnocola aggregata DNA contains the following:
- a CDS encoding THUMP-like domain-containing protein: MSAHHSNQHDSEDYLWLTSELAAPLLRDLQQQLGNGGQVDVRLAASLRKSQSASRAHLLLEQVELRSRARAKFSQPEKMFFTRKGLEQTTDEVLAAHKATRIAEIGTTERMIVDLCCGVGGDLLAFATKGIAAGYDADAVTSHFAACNLRAFDRTASRAVNDLATANSVQDAKAWHIDPDRRPTGERTIQLADYEPGPDFLHALLKVNPHGAMKIAPAADVNGAEWPAHERQWLGSRGECRQQVLWFGNLAQRPGQHVATIVSAAGVATSFAGEAAVVVAPAEEFDAYIYEPDATILAAQLAGAFATAFQLSGITTGGGYLTGASPIENPLLATFKVRDVLPFDVKKLKAYCREHHLGQLEIKKRGVDLQPHHLRREIMAKSDDPAVIFVTPFAGGVKAIVADRIIL, from the coding sequence ATGTCGGCTCATCATTCCAATCAACACGACTCCGAAGACTACCTTTGGCTGACATCGGAACTTGCCGCGCCGCTGCTGCGCGATCTGCAACAACAATTGGGCAATGGCGGGCAAGTCGATGTACGCCTCGCGGCCAGTTTGCGCAAATCGCAAAGTGCCTCGCGAGCTCACTTGCTGCTCGAACAGGTCGAATTGCGCAGTCGAGCGCGGGCCAAGTTCTCGCAGCCTGAAAAGATGTTCTTCACGCGCAAAGGGTTGGAGCAAACGACCGACGAAGTCCTTGCCGCGCACAAGGCGACTCGCATTGCAGAAATAGGCACGACAGAACGAATGATTGTCGATCTGTGCTGCGGTGTCGGTGGAGATTTGCTCGCATTCGCGACCAAAGGCATTGCCGCAGGGTATGACGCCGACGCAGTCACATCGCACTTCGCAGCTTGCAATCTGCGGGCCTTTGATCGCACGGCAAGTCGGGCAGTGAATGACCTTGCGACAGCAAACTCGGTGCAAGACGCCAAGGCGTGGCACATTGACCCGGATCGTCGTCCGACCGGCGAAAGGACAATTCAACTGGCCGACTACGAACCGGGGCCCGATTTTCTCCATGCTTTGCTAAAAGTGAATCCGCATGGTGCCATGAAAATTGCCCCGGCAGCTGACGTGAATGGGGCGGAATGGCCAGCCCACGAGCGCCAGTGGCTTGGCAGTCGCGGTGAATGTCGCCAGCAAGTCTTGTGGTTCGGCAATCTGGCCCAGCGACCGGGGCAACATGTGGCCACCATTGTGAGTGCAGCCGGTGTTGCCACTTCGTTCGCGGGGGAAGCGGCTGTAGTTGTCGCGCCGGCTGAAGAATTCGACGCGTATATCTACGAACCGGATGCCACGATCCTTGCTGCGCAACTGGCAGGCGCATTCGCAACTGCGTTTCAACTCTCCGGTATTACCACCGGCGGTGGCTACTTGACCGGTGCTTCGCCGATTGAGAATCCACTGCTGGCAACCTTTAAGGTTCGCGATGTGCTGCCGTTCGACGTCAAAAAGCTGAAAGCCTATTGCCGCGAGCATCATTTGGGACAACTCGAAATCAAGAAACGGGGCGTCGATCTGCAGCCCCATCATCTGCGCCGAGAAATCATGGCGAAGAGCGACGACCCGGCTGTGATCTTCGTCACGCCTTTCGCCGGCGGTGTAAAGGCGATTGTGGCTGATCGTATCATTCTCTAG
- a CDS encoding phosphotransferase family protein — MLELTEATAAEALFQSGRIGSADGTRVRELSGGVSNVVLLVEESGQRYVVKQARGKLRVQADWQCSIERIWREVEVLEASRSLLGAKANELPEILWVDRPLYAYAMTAAPANSLTWKEQLLAGSCSPDIASRCGEILGQLHAQSWHDAAISEQFDDRTYFRELRLEPYYSQAAKNYPALAKPLEVLIDQTWQQRHALVHGDFSPKNLLVSSDTRTLQIMLIDFEVGHFGDPAFDLGFFLTHLTLKVIHLPQHSANILQLIKAFWQTYARRMQATLSKLELQELEQRTAMNLAGCLVARVHGKSPVDYLTANDKQAAVQLSERLFALGEQATWPAVGAQLNAVAVARE; from the coding sequence ATGCTCGAATTAACCGAAGCCACTGCTGCAGAAGCTCTGTTTCAATCGGGGAGAATTGGTTCGGCAGATGGAACCCGCGTGCGTGAGCTCTCGGGGGGCGTCTCGAATGTTGTACTACTCGTGGAAGAATCTGGGCAGCGGTATGTCGTGAAGCAAGCCCGCGGCAAACTGCGCGTGCAGGCCGATTGGCAATGCAGCATCGAACGAATCTGGCGCGAGGTCGAAGTGCTAGAAGCAAGCAGATCGTTGCTCGGTGCCAAAGCGAACGAGCTTCCCGAGATTTTGTGGGTCGACCGACCACTCTACGCCTACGCAATGACCGCCGCTCCGGCCAACAGCCTGACTTGGAAGGAGCAATTACTCGCCGGTTCCTGTTCGCCAGACATAGCGAGTCGCTGCGGAGAAATACTTGGGCAACTTCACGCGCAGAGTTGGCACGATGCGGCGATCTCTGAGCAATTCGACGATCGAACTTACTTTCGCGAATTACGCTTGGAGCCTTATTATTCCCAAGCGGCGAAGAACTACCCGGCGCTTGCCAAGCCGTTAGAGGTGCTGATTGATCAGACGTGGCAGCAGCGACACGCGCTGGTGCATGGCGACTTCAGTCCCAAGAACTTGCTGGTGTCCAGCGATACCAGAACGCTTCAGATCATGCTGATTGACTTCGAGGTGGGTCATTTCGGCGACCCAGCCTTCGATCTTGGCTTTTTTCTCACGCACCTGACGCTCAAGGTGATCCACCTGCCGCAGCACTCGGCGAACATCCTGCAGTTGATCAAGGCCTTTTGGCAAACTTACGCGCGCCGCATGCAAGCAACTCTATCGAAGCTGGAGCTGCAAGAACTTGAGCAACGGACGGCCATGAACCTAGCGGGTTGTCTGGTGGCGCGGGTGCACGGTAAGAGCCCGGTCGACTATCTGACTGCAAATGACAAGCAGGCTGCCGTGCAACTCAGCGAGCGGTTGTTTGCGTTGGGCGAGCAAGCAACCTGGCCAGCGGTTGGGGCTCAGTTGAACGCCGTGGCAGTCGCTAGAGAATGA
- a CDS encoding Mur ligase family protein has protein sequence MSVTQQRASVSLGNLLPAARLTRGAIMVQSVCTSADRCQPGDLFVGVVTSEGDSHDDAAIAVAKGAVGVLTERLLPLNVPQCIVEDTREELGRVCQALAGNPCDELRTIAVVGTRGKTVTSLLIASMLEAAGEAVGVLSSIGLSDSLEQVITPSATPRAPKLAHWLERMTLAGCQSAVVELSGRALAERRAAGMEFDAVVLTNLKRSEQSWHGSEENFRRANLRSLEMLKPGGFAVFNADDVESEQALSNVDLPVLTFGMISDAQVTATVIERCPSEQTFLLQAGCESIPVRTAIIGDQHVQNCLAATATGLALGMNLATIVRGLEAVKFIPGRLQRIECGQNFNVFVDSARSPEGLAASLRSLRQAGTGRIICVMGCQGGKDKETRPRIGHVLDRCTQLSIITSDNPRHEQPLSIAHDILDGHERPHLTHTIPNRAKAIRFALESARPGDTVLIAGKGDRQGQRIGSGKQSHDDCEVARKWLYEQATPVQTRPQLRIFG, from the coding sequence ATGAGTGTGACCCAGCAGCGCGCGAGCGTATCGCTCGGCAATCTTCTTCCCGCCGCCCGTTTAACCCGCGGCGCTATCATGGTTCAATCCGTCTGCACGTCTGCGGACCGTTGCCAGCCCGGCGACCTGTTCGTGGGCGTGGTGACCAGCGAAGGCGACTCGCACGACGATGCAGCCATCGCCGTAGCCAAGGGAGCCGTCGGCGTACTGACTGAACGATTGCTTCCCCTGAATGTGCCGCAGTGCATTGTGGAAGACACCCGCGAAGAGCTGGGGCGAGTTTGCCAGGCGTTGGCGGGCAATCCGTGCGACGAACTTCGCACGATTGCCGTTGTGGGAACTCGCGGCAAAACGGTCACCAGTTTGCTCATTGCATCGATGCTTGAAGCAGCAGGCGAAGCAGTGGGCGTGCTGTCGAGCATCGGCCTCAGCGATTCCCTCGAGCAAGTGATTACTCCCAGCGCGACGCCGCGGGCACCCAAGCTGGCCCATTGGCTCGAACGGATGACGCTCGCAGGTTGCCAATCGGCTGTTGTCGAACTTTCCGGCCGGGCGCTCGCCGAGCGCCGCGCCGCGGGAATGGAGTTCGATGCCGTCGTACTCACCAATCTCAAACGGAGCGAGCAATCCTGGCACGGCAGCGAAGAAAACTTCCGCCGGGCAAACCTGCGGTCGCTCGAAATGCTCAAGCCAGGCGGCTTTGCGGTCTTCAATGCCGACGATGTCGAAAGCGAGCAGGCCCTCAGCAATGTCGACCTGCCGGTCCTCACGTTCGGCATGATCAGCGATGCTCAAGTGACGGCAACCGTCATCGAACGTTGCCCCAGCGAACAAACCTTTTTGCTGCAGGCCGGCTGTGAATCGATTCCTGTGCGCACCGCCATCATCGGCGATCAGCATGTGCAGAACTGCCTGGCCGCGACAGCCACAGGGTTGGCACTGGGCATGAATTTAGCCACGATTGTCCGTGGTTTGGAAGCCGTGAAATTCATTCCCGGCCGCCTGCAACGGATCGAGTGTGGGCAGAACTTCAACGTCTTTGTCGACTCGGCGCGGTCGCCCGAAGGGCTGGCTGCAAGCTTGCGTTCGCTCCGCCAGGCTGGAACTGGCCGCATCATTTGTGTGATGGGGTGCCAAGGGGGCAAGGACAAGGAAACTCGCCCGCGCATCGGTCACGTCCTCGATCGTTGTACGCAACTGTCAATCATTACTAGCGACAACCCGCGCCACGAACAGCCGCTATCGATCGCTCACGATATTCTCGATGGTCATGAGCGGCCCCACCTGACGCACACGATCCCCAACCGCGCAAAGGCCATCCGCTTTGCCCTCGAATCGGCCCGCCCCGGCGATACGGTGTTGATCGCCGGCAAGGGCGATCGCCAAGGTCAACGAATCGGCAGCGGCAAACAGTCGCACGATGACTGCGAAGTAGCCCGCAAGTGGCTATACGAGCAAGCAACTCCCGTCCAAACTCGCCCTCAATTGCGCATCTTTGGCTGA
- the ruvB gene encoding Holliday junction branch migration DNA helicase RuvB — translation MAREPIVTESPLGEDPERDLRPQRIADMVGQREVMQRLDIVLDAARKRGEPLGHILFDGPPGLGKTTFATCIPREMNVPLVTSSGPALKAPKDLIPYLTNLEEGAVLFIDEIHRMPKPVEEYLYTAMEDFRLDIVLGEGVNARTINLKLKQFTLIGATTRAGMLSGPLRDRFHIREHLGFYTVEELVEIIRRNSRKLQIPLTDEAAVEIARRSRGTPRVANNRLRWVRDYADSKAGGSATLEVARAALLMAGVDVLGLDKQDRGYLETIIRVFGGGPVGVDAVAHTMNLATDTLSDEVEPFLLRSELVVRTPRGRVVTTKAYQHLQIKPIEKPKETDQRMFE, via the coding sequence ATGGCCCGCGAGCCGATTGTCACCGAATCGCCCCTGGGTGAAGACCCAGAACGGGACTTGCGCCCCCAACGCATCGCCGATATGGTCGGCCAGCGCGAGGTGATGCAACGCCTGGACATTGTGCTCGATGCTGCCCGCAAGCGCGGCGAGCCGCTGGGACATATTCTGTTCGATGGTCCGCCGGGACTCGGCAAAACCACCTTCGCCACCTGCATTCCCCGCGAAATGAACGTGCCGCTGGTGACATCCAGCGGCCCAGCGCTGAAGGCGCCGAAGGATCTGATTCCCTATCTGACGAATCTGGAAGAAGGGGCTGTCCTGTTCATCGACGAAATCCATCGCATGCCTAAGCCCGTGGAAGAATATCTCTACACGGCGATGGAGGATTTTCGGCTTGATATCGTCCTGGGCGAAGGAGTCAACGCCCGCACGATCAACCTGAAACTGAAGCAATTCACACTCATTGGTGCGACGACGCGCGCGGGGATGCTTTCCGGGCCACTGCGGGACCGCTTCCACATTCGCGAGCACCTCGGCTTTTATACGGTCGAGGAACTGGTCGAGATCATTCGCCGCAACAGCCGCAAATTACAGATTCCGCTGACGGACGAGGCAGCGGTCGAGATTGCCCGCCGCAGCCGCGGTACACCGCGCGTCGCCAATAATCGCTTGCGCTGGGTGCGAGATTATGCCGACAGCAAAGCTGGCGGAAGCGCCACGCTGGAAGTGGCCCGCGCGGCCCTGCTGATGGCTGGCGTCGATGTCTTGGGACTCGACAAGCAAGATCGCGGTTATTTGGAAACAATCATTCGCGTTTTCGGTGGCGGGCCCGTCGGTGTCGATGCCGTGGCTCATACCATGAATCTAGCCACCGACACACTCTCTGATGAAGTCGAGCCCTTCTTGCTGCGCAGTGAACTCGTCGTCCGCACGCCGCGCGGCCGCGTCGTCACGACCAAAGCCTATCAACATCTGCAGATCAAACCGATCGAGAAGCCGAAAGAAACAGACCAGCGGATGTTTGAGTAA
- a CDS encoding PQQ-binding-like beta-propeller repeat protein, whose protein sequence is MIASFAFVIGVVAVATAEDWPEFRGPTGQGLVPGGPWPTVWSATNAVVWKQPIEGKGWSSPIVYKGRLYLTTAVSIGGDPIDHSLRAVALDAQTGQLLWTTEVFRQAGKTAAKIHSKNGHASPTPICDGTRLYLHFGHQGTAALDLNGKILWQLTDLKYIPVYGNGGSPALVADMLVFSCDGEDQQFLIALDKATGTTRWRMDRKCDLENKQAFSTPLLIEVAGQQQIISPAAGAIIAYEPVTGREVWRVRAPPDGYSNVPRPLSGHGLVFVSDSADKPRLLAIRPDGRGDVTDTHVAWTDTSALGLTASPVLVGEELYVISDRGVGTCLDAKTGKIHWRQRIGGDYSASLLHAAGHIYFQNEDGVAAVVKASKKFELVSKNDLGEAVLASYAAADGAFFIRGERHLFRIGSR, encoded by the coding sequence TTGATTGCATCATTCGCATTCGTTATCGGCGTCGTAGCTGTGGCCACCGCCGAGGACTGGCCAGAATTTCGCGGGCCAACTGGGCAAGGGTTGGTACCTGGCGGACCCTGGCCAACGGTGTGGAGTGCCACGAATGCAGTCGTTTGGAAGCAACCGATTGAAGGGAAGGGCTGGTCGTCTCCCATCGTCTATAAGGGCCGCCTCTATCTGACAACTGCCGTATCCATTGGCGGCGACCCAATCGACCATTCACTGCGCGCCGTGGCTCTCGACGCGCAAACGGGCCAACTGCTGTGGACGACCGAAGTTTTTCGTCAGGCCGGTAAGACTGCGGCCAAAATTCACAGCAAGAACGGGCATGCCAGTCCAACGCCCATCTGCGACGGCACGCGGCTCTATCTTCACTTCGGCCATCAAGGAACAGCCGCTCTCGACCTGAATGGCAAGATCCTCTGGCAGCTAACCGATTTGAAGTACATTCCGGTATATGGCAACGGCGGCTCGCCTGCTCTGGTGGCCGACATGCTGGTGTTTAGTTGCGATGGCGAGGACCAGCAGTTCTTGATTGCCCTCGACAAAGCCACCGGTACGACGCGTTGGCGCATGGATCGTAAATGCGATCTGGAAAACAAACAAGCTTTTTCGACGCCCCTGTTGATTGAAGTCGCAGGCCAACAGCAGATCATCAGTCCCGCGGCAGGCGCGATCATCGCCTACGAACCTGTTACTGGCCGTGAAGTCTGGCGTGTTCGCGCGCCCCCAGATGGTTACTCGAATGTACCTCGCCCGCTCTCTGGTCACGGGTTGGTGTTCGTTTCCGATAGCGCCGATAAGCCTCGGCTGCTCGCCATTCGTCCCGACGGTCGTGGTGACGTGACCGATACGCACGTTGCCTGGACGGACACGAGCGCTCTCGGGTTGACCGCATCACCGGTTCTCGTGGGAGAAGAACTTTATGTCATCTCCGATCGCGGCGTGGGGACCTGTCTCGATGCCAAGACTGGCAAAATCCATTGGCGGCAACGAATCGGCGGCGACTATTCGGCATCGCTGTTGCACGCCGCTGGTCACATTTACTTTCAGAATGAAGATGGCGTTGCTGCCGTCGTGAAGGCTAGCAAGAAGTTCGAACTCGTTTCGAAGAACGACCTGGGAGAAGCTGTGCTGGCTTCCTACGCTGCCGCCGATGGTGCCTTTTTCATTCGCGGCGAGCGGCATTTGTTCCGCATCGGCAGCCGCTGA
- a CDS encoding S1C family serine protease, whose protein sequence is MNRTPSLRIALGCLTAALTASSMLAAQETAADAKAQQLKIAQGTLLAPKAFRAAAKKVLPSLVTIESIGGLSSGISAAGIQAPGEGPTSGVIISPDGYIVTSTFNFIRKPPIITVTLSTGERKVAQLLGRDETRKICVLKVEGVNNLPVAAWSDRKDLRVGQWTVALGTGFGGNEPSLTAGIISATSRIGAKAIQTDANLSPANYGGPLIDLDGRVIGICVPLNPQSRDEGSGVDWYDSGIGFAVPLAGNDKVLEALKAGKTLQPAFLGVQSEPKGTPPVGATVMKVVPKSPAEIAGIKEGDRLQAIDGTEILDVTHLQSVIARYNAGDKAQINIQRGDEKLDLTAEFGVPPTQAKPPVKTPAKLIPGKQPEKKPE, encoded by the coding sequence ATGAACCGCACGCCTTCCCTCCGAATCGCTCTTGGCTGCCTGACCGCGGCGCTAACCGCATCGTCCATGCTCGCCGCGCAAGAGACCGCCGCTGATGCCAAGGCGCAGCAGTTGAAGATTGCTCAAGGGACGTTGCTTGCCCCCAAGGCCTTTCGGGCGGCTGCCAAGAAAGTACTGCCGTCGCTGGTAACCATCGAATCGATCGGCGGGCTATCTTCCGGCATCTCCGCCGCTGGCATTCAAGCGCCCGGCGAAGGACCAACGAGCGGCGTCATCATTTCACCCGATGGCTACATTGTCACCAGCACGTTCAACTTCATCCGCAAACCGCCAATCATTACCGTCACCCTTTCCACTGGCGAGCGCAAGGTTGCTCAATTGCTCGGTCGCGACGAGACTCGCAAAATCTGCGTGCTGAAAGTAGAAGGCGTGAACAACTTGCCTGTCGCCGCCTGGTCTGATCGCAAAGATTTGCGAGTTGGTCAATGGACGGTCGCGCTTGGCACTGGTTTTGGTGGCAACGAGCCGTCACTAACGGCGGGAATCATCTCCGCCACTAGTCGCATTGGCGCCAAGGCGATTCAGACCGATGCGAACCTGAGCCCCGCCAATTATGGCGGTCCACTCATCGACCTCGACGGCCGGGTGATTGGCATTTGCGTGCCGCTCAATCCGCAATCGCGCGACGAAGGCTCCGGCGTTGATTGGTACGACTCGGGAATTGGCTTCGCCGTTCCACTCGCCGGCAACGACAAGGTGCTTGAAGCCCTCAAGGCTGGCAAGACTTTGCAGCCCGCGTTTCTTGGTGTGCAAAGCGAGCCCAAGGGAACTCCACCCGTCGGTGCTACTGTGATGAAGGTAGTACCCAAATCTCCCGCCGAAATTGCGGGCATCAAGGAAGGCGATCGCTTGCAGGCTATCGATGGGACCGAGATCCTTGATGTGACTCACCTCCAGTCGGTCATCGCGCGGTACAACGCGGGTGACAAAGCCCAGATCAACATTCAACGCGGCGACGAAAAACTTGATTTGACAGCTGAATTCGGCGTCCCGCCCACCCAAGCTAAACCTCCCGTCAAGACACCCGCGAAACTGATTCCCGGCAAGCAGCCCGAGAAGAAGCCGGAATAG
- a CDS encoding S1C family serine protease: MLTRITALSIALLWAASNYGLFAQESEDTGPFDAAVAAAQKRVVKIYGATIGRTPGYATGIIISPDGQILTANGVYLGEGSVRVTMPDGSQQPGEVVRRSQSLQTALLKVSVPTPDYFALPEQPAAKKGDWVLAISNAFKVAEGSEPLSVNIGVLSLRVRLDARRGYNDFPYEDDVFLIDAITSNPGAAGGAVVNSQGDLVGLIGKVIEGKTTGTRLNYAVPADLLAKFLRNEEAAPLVAATPTGQKGELGIRLFALGGRKSPAYIDRVVSGSPAAEAGLKTDDLVVAINGEVVRDSGDYRRLADGVIAGEEVTVEVKRKNDLLSVRLKPTLIKTSIPSLNLP, encoded by the coding sequence ATGCTCACTCGAATCACCGCACTAAGCATCGCCTTACTCTGGGCGGCGAGTAATTACGGCCTGTTCGCTCAAGAATCGGAAGACACTGGCCCCTTCGATGCCGCAGTGGCAGCCGCTCAAAAGCGCGTAGTGAAAATCTACGGCGCGACGATTGGTCGCACGCCCGGTTATGCCACGGGCATCATCATATCTCCCGACGGTCAAATTCTCACCGCCAATGGAGTTTACCTGGGAGAGGGGAGCGTTCGCGTCACGATGCCTGACGGTAGCCAACAGCCGGGCGAAGTCGTTCGCCGTAGCCAATCGCTGCAGACCGCCCTGCTGAAAGTAAGCGTGCCGACACCCGACTACTTCGCCCTGCCCGAACAGCCCGCAGCGAAAAAGGGAGACTGGGTGCTGGCCATCAGCAATGCCTTCAAAGTGGCTGAAGGGTCCGAACCGCTGAGTGTGAATATTGGCGTGCTTTCGCTTCGCGTGCGGCTCGACGCGCGCCGCGGTTACAACGACTTTCCTTACGAAGACGATGTCTTTTTGATCGATGCCATCACCAGCAACCCGGGAGCTGCAGGGGGTGCTGTGGTGAATTCGCAAGGAGATTTGGTCGGACTGATCGGGAAAGTTATTGAAGGGAAAACGACCGGCACGCGGTTGAATTATGCAGTGCCGGCTGACTTGCTGGCGAAGTTTCTGCGCAATGAAGAAGCAGCCCCGTTGGTAGCGGCTACACCAACGGGCCAGAAGGGCGAACTGGGCATTCGCTTGTTTGCCCTGGGGGGGCGGAAGAGCCCGGCCTACATCGACCGCGTAGTCTCCGGCAGTCCAGCTGCCGAAGCGGGACTGAAAACCGACGACCTGGTAGTTGCGATCAACGGAGAAGTCGTTCGCGATTCGGGCGATTATCGTCGCCTGGCCGATGGGGTCATCGCCGGCGAGGAAGTAACCGTCGAAGTAAAACGAAAGAACGATCTGCTCAGCGTCAGGCTTAAGCCCACGCTGATAAAGACATCGATTCCTTCTCTCAACCTGCCGTAG
- a CDS encoding S1C family serine protease — translation MNTLQPSECFRWLLLLALSVVLWNGQPPSFSLYAADDEPTASELAAIRAAEEARISAIDSIYGTVVAIYGNDRKGGGSGVLFDPAGFALTNHHVVAAAGLDGWAGLADGKLYRWKLIGTDPGGDVAIIQLQGQDKFPVAPLADSEKVRVGDWAMAMGNPFVLAEDQRPTVTLGIVSGVHRYQPGSGMNQLVYGNCIQVDSSINPGNSGGPLFNLRGEVIGINGRGSFEERGRVNVGLGYAISANQVRNFIPELLATKMAQHGTLDAQFGNRLGGVICQSLNLDSAVAKAGLELADRLVSFEGVKINDANQFTNLVTIYPAGWPVTLTFEREGVQKTVTVRLTSLPYEPIVKEQPKIQSVPEKPAEEKKPEERKPADKKPVDDKPAEPTFQEEKQGEAKKDEEKKDEEQPAEKPQPKNPAPQIKMPAQKPNFGKAGQIRDAKLNDTIAREIAGRWQSAARADGFVDSTDFGLTLHSDVLRQEAKVGTQSLTFTAGGMVLARYEIDGKVTIAGCDGKTYWLQTADKPAQEISAAKAHRDPHFAQATVLAGLLQKELWQAAGKLALDGSDKAAGRLCYRLSLTDKDSEQLFVWLSVVNDKLQPEIQLVKSGVGIEDDEPIASTIYRQWKTVANLSVPHERTLVRKLSEEELLRIVTTNVTTLGKVEPELFQMPK, via the coding sequence ATGAACACGCTCCAGCCTTCGGAATGTTTTCGCTGGTTACTTTTGCTTGCGCTCTCGGTCGTTCTTTGGAACGGCCAGCCCCCGTCTTTTTCTCTGTACGCTGCCGACGACGAGCCTACCGCCAGCGAATTGGCCGCCATTCGGGCCGCCGAAGAGGCACGGATCTCGGCCATCGACTCGATCTACGGTACCGTCGTCGCCATCTACGGCAACGACCGCAAGGGTGGCGGTTCCGGTGTGCTGTTCGATCCCGCAGGTTTTGCGCTAACGAACCATCACGTCGTTGCAGCTGCCGGACTGGATGGCTGGGCGGGGCTCGCCGATGGCAAACTTTATCGCTGGAAGTTGATCGGAACCGATCCCGGTGGTGACGTCGCCATCATTCAATTGCAAGGCCAAGACAAGTTTCCTGTTGCCCCGCTGGCAGATTCCGAGAAAGTTCGCGTCGGCGACTGGGCCATGGCGATGGGCAATCCTTTTGTGCTGGCCGAAGATCAGCGTCCAACGGTAACGCTGGGCATCGTCAGCGGCGTACATCGCTACCAGCCCGGTTCCGGGATGAATCAACTGGTTTACGGCAACTGCATTCAGGTCGATAGCTCGATCAACCCGGGCAATTCCGGTGGGCCGCTGTTCAACTTGCGGGGCGAAGTGATCGGCATCAATGGCCGTGGCAGTTTCGAAGAACGGGGCCGCGTCAACGTCGGACTCGGTTATGCAATCTCCGCGAATCAGGTGCGCAACTTCATTCCCGAATTGCTCGCCACCAAGATGGCCCAGCATGGCACGCTCGATGCGCAGTTCGGCAATCGCCTTGGCGGCGTGATCTGTCAGTCACTGAACCTCGACTCTGCGGTGGCCAAAGCGGGGCTCGAACTGGCCGATCGCCTGGTATCGTTTGAAGGAGTAAAGATCAACGACGCAAATCAGTTCACGAACTTGGTCACCATCTATCCTGCCGGCTGGCCCGTTACACTGACTTTCGAACGCGAAGGTGTGCAGAAGACCGTCACTGTTCGTCTGACATCGCTACCATACGAACCGATCGTCAAAGAGCAGCCCAAGATTCAGTCGGTGCCCGAGAAACCAGCTGAAGAAAAGAAGCCGGAAGAGCGAAAACCCGCGGACAAAAAGCCGGTTGACGACAAACCGGCCGAACCGACTTTTCAGGAAGAGAAACAAGGCGAAGCGAAGAAAGACGAAGAAAAGAAGGATGAAGAGCAGCCCGCAGAGAAGCCGCAGCCCAAGAATCCTGCTCCTCAAATCAAAATGCCGGCCCAGAAGCCGAATTTTGGCAAAGCGGGCCAAATTCGCGATGCCAAATTAAATGATACCATCGCGCGCGAAATCGCGGGCCGCTGGCAATCTGCCGCCAGGGCTGATGGGTTCGTTGACTCCACTGATTTCGGTTTGACACTTCACAGCGATGTACTTCGTCAAGAAGCAAAAGTCGGAACCCAGTCGCTTACCTTCACCGCTGGGGGCATGGTCCTGGCTCGGTATGAAATCGATGGCAAGGTGACGATTGCAGGCTGCGATGGCAAAACGTATTGGCTGCAGACAGCTGACAAGCCTGCGCAAGAAATCTCCGCCGCTAAAGCCCATCGCGATCCGCATTTTGCGCAGGCAACCGTACTCGCCGGACTTCTGCAAAAAGAGCTATGGCAAGCAGCAGGCAAGCTGGCCCTCGATGGCTCCGATAAGGCAGCGGGGCGGCTCTGCTATCGCCTGTCACTCACCGACAAAGATAGTGAGCAACTGTTCGTGTGGCTCAGCGTGGTCAACGACAAACTGCAGCCGGAGATTCAACTCGTGAAATCGGGTGTCGGCATCGAAGACGATGAGCCGATCGCCAGCACCATTTATCGACAATGGAAAACAGTGGCGAACCTGAGTGTGCCGCACGAACGAACGTTGGTTCGCAAACTCTCCGAAGAAGAACTGCTGCGGATCGTCACCACCAATGTGACAACACTCGGCAAAGTCGAGCCAGAACTTTTCCAAATGCCAAAGTGA